From the genome of Methylomonas sp. UP202, one region includes:
- a CDS encoding TIGR01458 family HAD-type hydrolase, giving the protein MTVSEIDGLLFDLDGVLYVGDAAIPGAAAALAHIQSLGLPRRFVTNTTTQSRAQLAAKLQAIDLPITADEILTTPHAARLYLKHRGYRSCHFLVADAVKDEFAEFNAAAQQPDAVVIGDIGSAWNYDILNRVFEMAMAGAELIALHKGKFWQTADGLRMDIGAFVTGLEYATGKTAAVMGKPSPAFFALALRQLGLPASRIAMIGDDIDSDVGGAQRAGLQGILVKTGKYREAYTLASSVQPDLILDSVAELPRHLGR; this is encoded by the coding sequence ATGACTGTTTCCGAAATTGACGGCCTGCTGTTCGATCTGGACGGCGTTCTCTACGTTGGCGACGCGGCGATTCCCGGCGCGGCGGCGGCGCTGGCGCACATCCAGTCGTTGGGCTTGCCCCGCCGCTTCGTCACCAACACCACGACCCAATCGCGCGCGCAATTGGCGGCCAAACTGCAAGCCATCGACTTGCCGATCACCGCCGACGAGATATTGACGACTCCGCACGCCGCGCGCCTCTACCTCAAACATCGCGGCTACCGCAGCTGCCATTTTCTGGTCGCCGACGCGGTCAAGGATGAATTCGCCGAATTCAACGCCGCCGCCCAACAGCCGGACGCCGTCGTGATCGGCGATATCGGTTCGGCCTGGAATTACGACATTCTCAACCGGGTGTTCGAAATGGCCATGGCCGGCGCCGAGCTGATCGCCTTGCACAAAGGCAAATTCTGGCAAACAGCCGACGGCCTCAGGATGGACATCGGCGCTTTCGTCACCGGCCTGGAATATGCGACCGGCAAAACCGCCGCAGTCATGGGTAAGCCATCGCCGGCCTTTTTTGCGCTGGCCTTACGACAACTTGGCCTGCCGGCCAGCCGGATCGCGATGATAGGCGACGATATCGATTCCGATGTCGGCGGCGCTCAGCGCGCCGGACTGCAAGGTATCCTGGTCAAGACCGGCAAATACCGCGAGGCCTATACCCTAGCATCGTCAGTGCAACCCGATCTGATACTGGATTCGGTCGCCGAGCTGCCTCGGCATTTAGGACGTTAG
- a CDS encoding DUF1097 domain-containing protein translates to MEKITALSLSIGILSGVATYFAVGPAAGVFFIWAATIAWAAYFLLGADREAAINTIINGIFGVFMAWVTALLLLKIDPEISLGVEITTALIVAGAVIVLCLSANLPQFAIIPVGVLGYSSTFAYLLQTPDKLNQEVLLGASLNNPLLVISISFILGSVFGHLSNQLAGKLSSIPSPLVRKR, encoded by the coding sequence ATGGAAAAAATTACAGCACTATCTCTGAGCATCGGCATTCTTTCTGGAGTCGCCACGTATTTTGCGGTGGGCCCCGCGGCGGGCGTGTTTTTTATTTGGGCTGCAACGATTGCATGGGCGGCTTATTTCTTATTAGGCGCGGACCGAGAGGCGGCAATTAACACGATAATCAATGGAATTTTCGGAGTGTTCATGGCCTGGGTCACCGCATTATTGCTGCTGAAAATAGATCCGGAAATCTCATTGGGCGTCGAAATTACCACGGCATTAATCGTGGCGGGCGCGGTGATTGTACTGTGTCTGTCTGCGAATTTACCGCAATTCGCGATTATACCGGTTGGCGTTTTGGGTTACTCCTCCACCTTCGCTTATTTACTACAAACTCCCGATAAATTGAATCAGGAAGTTCTTTTAGGCGCATCGCTGAATAACCCGCTGTTGGTCATATCGATTTCGTTTATTCTCGGATCGGTATTTGGACATCTTTCGAATCAATTGGCCGGAAAACTTAGCAGTATTCCAAGCCCTCTGGTTAGAAAAAGATAA
- a CDS encoding UPF0149 family protein, which translates to MNKAGLTGFFYALTITPCIIDPSEWMAELFLGDRPDLNGRQVKRLKKAVVAVVKSANKSMLADKLEFPYDFSEIDEETMADIWHWCYGFLRGINLRWSFWQSGIIAKETGQCYDLVKGSINIITALVTEDLSYLDNLEQLKSRIGGNIEGGASDERILAAVLPTLPEAYQCLRIFAATMSKRLQAHQSARASS; encoded by the coding sequence TTGAACAAAGCCGGATTAACCGGTTTTTTTTATGCGCTGACTATTACGCCGTGCATAATCGATCCATCCGAGTGGATGGCGGAGTTGTTTTTGGGGGATAGACCCGATTTAAACGGAAGACAAGTTAAGCGCTTGAAAAAAGCGGTAGTCGCCGTGGTTAAGTCGGCAAATAAGTCGATGCTGGCCGATAAACTAGAGTTTCCGTACGATTTTTCCGAGATTGACGAAGAGACGATGGCTGATATTTGGCATTGGTGTTATGGATTTTTGAGAGGCATTAACTTGCGCTGGTCTTTCTGGCAAAGCGGTATTATCGCCAAGGAAACCGGGCAGTGTTACGATCTTGTCAAGGGAAGTATTAATATTATTACCGCATTGGTGACCGAAGACCTTAGTTATTTGGATAATTTGGAACAACTGAAATCGCGGATCGGCGGTAATATTGAAGGAGGCGCCAGCGACGAACGGATTCTTGCCGCCGTGTTGCCGACGTTACCCGAAGCGTATCAATGTTTGCGGATATTCGCGGCAACGATGTCGAAGCGCCTGCAAGCACATCAGAGTGCTAGGGCCTCGAGCTGA
- a CDS encoding isoprenylcysteine carboxylmethyltransferase family protein: MLAVRLLWLVLALAWLAAEICLAQAARGRTDGVAAERDSQRRLWLAGAAGLIAALYAKQLWWWPLQVAYLPRQALALAIFAAGLSLRYLAVRRLGRFFTTDVTIQPRHELIVDGPYRWLRHPAYTGLLLALAGAGLAMGDGLAVLAATLPIGLAVRGRIAIEEAMLAAEFGAAHADYCAVRWRLLPWLY; encoded by the coding sequence ATGTTGGCGGTACGCTTGCTATGGTTGGTTTTGGCGTTGGCTTGGCTGGCGGCGGAAATTTGCTTGGCCCAGGCCGCGCGCGGCCGAACCGATGGCGTCGCCGCCGAACGCGATTCGCAACGCCGCCTGTGGCTGGCCGGCGCGGCCGGTCTGATTGCGGCGCTGTACGCCAAACAACTATGGTGGTGGCCGCTGCAGGTGGCTTATTTGCCCAGGCAGGCGCTGGCGCTGGCGATTTTCGCGGCCGGTCTGAGCTTGCGCTATCTGGCGGTCCGGCGGCTGGGCCGATTTTTTACCACCGACGTCACGATACAGCCCCGTCACGAGTTGATCGTCGACGGGCCCTACCGCTGGCTGCGCCATCCCGCCTATACCGGTTTGCTGCTGGCGCTGGCCGGAGCCGGCTTGGCGATGGGCGACGGTCTGGCCGTATTGGCGGCAACCCTGCCGATCGGCCTGGCCGTGCGCGGCCGAATCGCGATCGAGGAAGCGATGTTGGCGGCCGAATTCGGCGCGGCTCACGCCGACTATTGCGCGGTGCGCTGGCGCCTGTTGCCTTGGCTATATTGA
- a CDS encoding ABC transporter ATP-binding protein translates to MQPIIRLRQVYKDYPQAGGLQTVLHGIDLDIAAGEFVAIVGPSGNGKSTLLNLLTGIDHPNRGEIFVNGAALHQLSNAKLTAWRGANVGIVFQFFQLLPALNLWQNVVLPMDFLGKLDKRRRRERAMSLLARVGLADAADRLPSQVSGGQQQRAAIARALANDPPLIVADEPTGNLDMATADAVFELFAHLNDQGKTLVMVTHNEALADAASRKLEIRGGRIHADIAWHAASPNRPGLEAPDDPAADCGAESA, encoded by the coding sequence ATGCAACCCATCATCCGACTTCGCCAGGTTTACAAAGATTATCCGCAGGCCGGCGGCTTGCAGACGGTGTTGCACGGCATCGACCTGGACATCGCCGCCGGAGAATTCGTCGCTATCGTCGGCCCGTCCGGCAACGGCAAATCGACGTTGCTGAATCTGTTGACCGGCATCGATCATCCCAATCGCGGCGAGATTTTCGTCAACGGCGCGGCGCTACACCAACTGAGTAACGCAAAGCTCACCGCCTGGCGCGGCGCCAATGTCGGCATCGTGTTTCAATTTTTCCAATTGTTGCCGGCTTTAAATTTGTGGCAAAACGTAGTGCTGCCGATGGATTTTCTCGGCAAGCTAGACAAACGCCGGCGCCGGGAGCGGGCCATGTCTCTATTGGCGCGAGTGGGTCTGGCCGATGCCGCCGACCGCCTGCCCAGCCAGGTTTCCGGCGGGCAGCAACAACGCGCCGCGATCGCCCGCGCGCTGGCCAACGACCCGCCGTTGATCGTCGCGGACGAACCGACCGGCAATCTGGACATGGCCACCGCCGATGCGGTGTTCGAACTGTTCGCCCATCTCAACGACCAGGGCAAGACCTTGGTCATGGTCACTCACAACGAAGCGCTGGCCGACGCCGCCAGCCGCAAGTTGGAAATTCGCGGCGGGCGCATCCATGCCGACATTGCCTGGCACGCGGCCTCGCCGAACAGGCCGGGATTGGAAGCGCCGGACGATCCAGCGGCGGACTGCGGAGCGGAAAGCGCTTGA
- a CDS encoding ABC transporter permease, with amino-acid sequence MLRYKILADWRAAKARSLLAVVNIAIGIFCVGTLFGMIALLLDRMDAAHRRSQPSHINLILRGTAEPELLSRLRAVPGVAGIDTLTPLSVRYRQTGSGEWQNATLIVRPDYAAQQFDLTTLESGSWPGSGQVAVENLSQQATGLTTGAMLEFDTANGPTGFRISGVVRHPFVKPPKFGGQIHFFADRSSAASFGVADGYFRQLLVRIVPPYDAETARGVAAQLRNLLAERHLPVSVTLLQDPEKHWGRPFVAGINSVLQAMALASLALASLLILNTVSAQITQQTDQIGVIKALGGGGATVAGLYLSEVALLALAATCMAIPPALFGADWAARKLLALFNIAGGAFSVAPDALAWMIGGGLIAPLLAALPPVWRGAAMTVRTALASYGLGGDFGGNRFDAWIEKLGARWLPTLYAAALGNLFRRKARLLLTQGVLIVAGIMFLVSTSLIASVNLTLDNEMARSRYAVKLGFSVDQPAARVAELAKCLPATRDLAVWQRLPVEISHQGQTLRQTGSLGLQMLAVPAASTLYRPLIEAGRWLADAGERELVISADTAALNGLKPGDNVDVRLGASRQSWRIVGVYRWLAGNNPAVEPVYAPQTTARELAGTGELASFALLDADIADPAGEDSYLRQLKDRYDSAGLTLDVYSTEAKLAQRRYARNQFNSVLGTLAGLAAMVAAIGGIGLSGTLTIAVLQRTREIGVMRAIGAPTPAVFRLFAMEGLLHGGLAWLISVPLACWLAQPIAERLGTVMLGIRLDYRFDYTAAFYWLVLVLAIAAIAAYWPAKSAAKLTIRDCLAH; translated from the coding sequence GTGTTGCGCTACAAAATCCTGGCCGACTGGCGCGCCGCCAAGGCGCGTAGTTTGTTGGCCGTCGTCAACATCGCGATCGGCATTTTTTGCGTCGGGACACTGTTCGGGATGATCGCCTTGCTGCTCGACCGCATGGACGCCGCGCATCGACGCTCGCAGCCCTCGCATATCAACCTGATTCTGCGCGGCACGGCCGAGCCCGAACTGCTAAGCCGCTTACGCGCCGTTCCCGGCGTGGCGGGTATCGACACGCTGACACCGCTGTCGGTGCGCTACCGCCAAACCGGCAGCGGCGAATGGCAAAACGCGACCTTAATCGTTCGCCCGGATTACGCCGCCCAGCAATTCGACCTGACCACGCTGGAAAGCGGATCTTGGCCGGGCTCAGGCCAAGTCGCCGTCGAAAATCTGTCCCAGCAAGCAACCGGCTTGACGACAGGCGCGATGCTGGAGTTCGACACCGCTAACGGCCCGACCGGTTTTCGGATCAGCGGCGTCGTCCGCCATCCTTTCGTCAAACCGCCCAAATTCGGCGGTCAGATACATTTTTTCGCCGACCGTTCCAGCGCCGCGTCGTTCGGCGTAGCGGACGGCTATTTCCGGCAGTTGCTGGTGCGCATCGTACCGCCGTACGACGCCGAAACCGCCCGAGGCGTCGCCGCCCAACTCCGAAACTTGCTGGCCGAGCGGCATCTGCCGGTCAGCGTCACGTTGCTGCAAGACCCGGAAAAGCATTGGGGCCGTCCCTTTGTCGCCGGTATCAACTCGGTATTGCAAGCGATGGCCCTGGCGTCCCTGGCCTTGGCCAGCCTGTTGATTTTGAATACGGTATCGGCCCAGATTACCCAACAAACCGACCAGATCGGCGTCATCAAGGCGCTGGGCGGCGGCGGCGCGACCGTGGCCGGGTTATATCTCAGCGAAGTTGCGTTGCTGGCGCTGGCCGCGACTTGCATGGCGATTCCGCCGGCGCTGTTCGGCGCCGATTGGGCGGCTCGCAAGTTGCTGGCCTTGTTCAACATCGCCGGCGGCGCGTTCTCGGTCGCACCCGACGCACTGGCTTGGATGATCGGCGGCGGTCTGATTGCCCCGCTACTGGCGGCGTTGCCGCCGGTGTGGCGCGGCGCGGCGATGACGGTACGGACGGCATTGGCCAGCTATGGCTTGGGTGGCGACTTCGGCGGGAACCGCTTCGACGCCTGGATCGAAAAACTCGGCGCGCGATGGTTGCCGACGCTGTATGCGGCGGCGCTGGGCAATTTATTCCGCCGCAAGGCCCGATTGCTATTAACCCAAGGCGTGTTGATCGTGGCCGGAATCATGTTTTTAGTATCGACCAGCCTGATCGCCTCCGTGAACCTGACGCTGGACAACGAAATGGCGCGTAGCCGTTACGCGGTTAAATTGGGTTTCAGCGTCGACCAGCCCGCAGCTAGGGTCGCCGAATTGGCCAAGTGTCTGCCGGCCACCCGCGATCTCGCGGTCTGGCAACGGCTGCCGGTGGAAATCAGCCATCAAGGGCAAACCTTGCGGCAAACCGGCAGTCTGGGCCTGCAGATGCTGGCGGTACCGGCAGCTTCCACGCTTTACCGGCCGCTGATCGAAGCCGGCCGCTGGTTAGCGGACGCCGGCGAGCGGGAATTAGTCATCAGTGCCGACACCGCCGCGCTGAACGGTCTAAAACCCGGCGACAACGTTGATGTAAGGTTGGGGGCGAGCCGCCAGTCCTGGCGCATTGTCGGGGTCTACCGCTGGTTGGCCGGCAACAATCCGGCCGTCGAACCGGTTTACGCGCCGCAGACAACCGCCCGCGAACTGGCCGGGACCGGCGAACTCGCTTCGTTTGCGCTACTGGATGCCGACATCGCCGACCCGGCCGGCGAAGACAGCTATTTGCGCCAACTCAAGGACCGCTACGACAGCGCCGGCCTGACCTTAGACGTCTACAGCACCGAAGCCAAGCTGGCGCAGCGCCGCTATGCCCGCAACCAGTTCAATTCGGTATTGGGGACCTTGGCGGGATTGGCGGCGATGGTCGCGGCCATCGGCGGCATCGGCCTGTCCGGCACGCTGACGATCGCCGTGTTGCAACGCACTCGCGAAATCGGCGTGATGCGCGCCATCGGCGCGCCGACGCCGGCGGTGTTTCGGCTGTTTGCGATGGAAGGTTTGTTGCACGGCGGCTTGGCGTGGCTAATCAGCGTGCCGCTGGCCTGTTGGCTTGCCCAACCGATCGCCGAACGCTTGGGCACCGTCATGCTCGGCATTCGGCTGGATTACCGCTTCGACTATACCGCAGCGTTCTATTGGTTGGTATTGGTACTGGCAATCGCCGCGATCGCCGCCTACTGGCCGGCGAAATCCGCCGCCAAATTGACGATACGCGATTGCCTTGCGCATTGA
- a CDS encoding methyl-accepting chemotaxis protein, with the protein MPLSELKLNTRLLLPPGIMALLAVLLCIFGIRNLAEVNAVLSSVYNDRVVPLQSLKTIADRYAVNIVDTAHKARNGNIGWAEARKNIDESGAVVEKAWRAYTSTSLVDEERDLIKQIEPLFANANRELADLLTILQREDRNALAAFTVQRLYPAIDPISEKISALVDLQLRVAKQQNDLAEANYATVRNLTAVMLLAGLVVCVWFSLKVGRSIKAQIGMEPSAAAELAQAVSAGDLSQDVPVVPGDTLSIAANLRMVVVNLRRMAADAMTLAAAGVEGRLAVRADANAHSGEYRRIIEGVNATLDAVVGPLDRVRELLTCVEQGDLSRRIDEDYQGQLQELRLAANATVIRLSETINEVSVAADQLSDAAEQVSATSQVLAQSASEQAAGVEQTSASVEQMAASINQNAENAAVTDAMAGKSAQEAVEGGAAVKQTVEAMKEIATRIGIIDDIAYQTNMLALNAAIEAARAGNQGKGFAVVAAEVRKLAERSQTAAQEIGKLAEQTVQDAELAGRMIDSIIPTIGKTSALVQEIAAASHEQAVGVGQINQTMNQVNRVTQQNAASSEELAATAEQMSGQAEQLQNLMSFFRLADEEPPSPRQFATERPPKTKPARDRFEADFLPNEGQFVRY; encoded by the coding sequence ATGCCGTTGTCGGAGTTGAAACTGAATACCCGGCTGTTGTTGCCGCCGGGCATCATGGCCCTGTTGGCTGTCCTGTTGTGCATTTTCGGCATTCGCAATCTGGCCGAAGTCAACGCGGTCTTGAGTAGCGTCTACAACGACAGAGTCGTCCCGCTACAAAGCTTGAAGACCATCGCCGACCGCTATGCCGTTAATATCGTCGATACCGCGCACAAGGCCCGCAACGGCAACATCGGTTGGGCAGAGGCTCGCAAGAACATCGATGAGTCCGGCGCCGTCGTCGAAAAGGCTTGGCGGGCTTATACGTCGACGTCTCTGGTGGATGAAGAGCGCGATTTGATCAAGCAGATCGAACCGCTATTTGCCAACGCCAACCGGGAACTCGCCGATTTGCTGACCATCTTGCAGCGCGAAGACCGCAACGCGCTGGCGGCGTTTACCGTGCAACGCCTGTATCCGGCCATAGACCCGATTTCCGAAAAAATATCCGCGCTGGTCGATTTGCAATTGCGGGTCGCCAAGCAGCAAAACGATCTGGCCGAGGCCAATTACGCGACGGTTCGCAATCTGACCGCAGTGATGTTGCTGGCCGGTTTGGTGGTTTGCGTTTGGTTTTCACTGAAAGTCGGCCGTTCGATCAAGGCCCAGATCGGCATGGAACCCAGCGCGGCGGCGGAACTGGCGCAAGCGGTTTCGGCCGGCGATTTAAGCCAAGACGTGCCGGTCGTGCCCGGCGACACCTTGAGCATTGCCGCCAATTTGCGAATGGTTGTCGTCAATTTACGGCGCATGGCGGCCGATGCGATGACCTTGGCCGCCGCCGGCGTCGAGGGGCGACTAGCGGTGCGGGCCGACGCCAATGCGCATAGCGGCGAATACCGGCGCATCATCGAAGGTGTCAATGCCACGTTGGACGCGGTAGTTGGTCCGTTGGACCGGGTGCGCGAGCTGTTGACCTGTGTCGAGCAAGGCGATCTGAGCCGGCGGATCGACGAAGATTATCAAGGCCAATTGCAGGAATTGCGATTGGCCGCCAACGCAACGGTAATCCGTTTGTCGGAAACGATTAACGAGGTTTCGGTCGCGGCCGACCAATTGAGCGACGCCGCCGAGCAAGTCAGCGCCACGTCGCAAGTCTTGGCCCAGTCGGCCAGCGAGCAGGCCGCCGGGGTCGAGCAGACCAGTGCCAGCGTCGAGCAAATGGCGGCCAGTATTAACCAGAATGCCGAGAACGCCGCCGTCACCGACGCGATGGCCGGCAAGTCCGCCCAGGAGGCGGTCGAGGGCGGCGCGGCGGTCAAGCAAACCGTGGAGGCGATGAAGGAAATCGCGACCCGGATCGGCATCATCGACGACATCGCCTATCAAACCAATATGCTGGCCTTGAACGCGGCGATCGAGGCCGCCAGGGCCGGAAATCAAGGAAAGGGGTTTGCGGTGGTGGCGGCCGAGGTGCGTAAATTGGCGGAACGCAGCCAGACCGCTGCCCAGGAAATCGGCAAGTTGGCCGAACAAACCGTGCAAGACGCCGAATTGGCCGGGCGGATGATCGATTCGATTATCCCCACCATCGGCAAGACTTCGGCCTTGGTGCAGGAAATCGCGGCGGCTTCGCACGAGCAAGCGGTCGGCGTCGGGCAAATCAACCAGACGATGAATCAAGTGAACCGGGTGACCCAGCAAAACGCCGCGTCCAGCGAGGAATTAGCGGCGACCGCCGAACAAATGAGCGGACAGGCCGAGCAATTACAAAATCTGATGAGTTTCTTCCGGCTGGCGGACGAAGAGCCGCCGAGCCCCCGCCAGTTCGCTACGGAACGGCCGCCGAAAACCAAGCCGGCGCGCGATCGCTTCGAAGCCGATTTTTTACCGAACGAAGGGCAATTCGTGCGCTATTAG
- the gloB gene encoding hydroxyacylglutathione hydrolase — MLEILLLPALTDNYIYLLHDPADGATAAVDPAEPEPVEAALQARGWRLNYIFNTHHHGDHVGGNLSLKRSSGCRIVGAAGDRARIPGLDLAVEDGSPFNLGRERVQVIATPGHTSGHIAFYCPDSSALFCGDTLFSLGCGRLFEGSAEQLWQSLQRFKTLPPETRIYCAHEYTEANARFAVEVDFDNPALRRRQTEVIALRQAGQPTLPSTMAQELATNPFLREQDPAIQRHLGLTGRPAPAVFAELRGLKDRFR; from the coding sequence ATGCTGGAAATTTTGCTGCTGCCCGCCCTGACCGACAATTACATTTACTTGCTGCACGATCCCGCCGACGGCGCGACCGCCGCAGTCGACCCCGCCGAACCCGAACCTGTCGAAGCCGCGTTGCAAGCGCGAGGTTGGCGTCTAAATTACATTTTCAACACCCACCACCACGGCGATCATGTCGGCGGCAATTTGAGCTTAAAACGCTCAAGCGGATGCCGTATCGTCGGCGCAGCGGGCGACCGAGCCCGCATCCCCGGTCTGGACCTTGCCGTCGAAGACGGCTCGCCCTTTAACCTCGGGCGCGAGCGGGTGCAGGTCATCGCCACGCCGGGCCATACCAGCGGCCACATTGCCTTTTATTGTCCGGACAGTTCGGCGCTGTTTTGCGGCGACACCTTGTTTTCGCTGGGTTGCGGGCGTTTGTTCGAAGGTAGCGCCGAGCAGCTTTGGCAATCGCTGCAACGATTCAAAACGCTGCCGCCGGAGACGCGGATTTACTGCGCCCACGAATATACCGAAGCCAATGCCCGTTTCGCGGTGGAAGTCGATTTCGACAACCCGGCCCTGCGCCGGCGCCAGACCGAAGTCATCGCGCTCAGACAAGCCGGACAACCGACCCTGCCCAGCACGATGGCGCAAGAACTGGCCACCAATCCCTTTCTGCGCGAGCAGGATCCGGCGATTCAACGACACTTGGGCCTGACCGGCCGGCCGGCGCCCGCAGTGTTCGCCGAACTGCGGGGCCTGAAAGACCGGTTTCGCTAA
- a CDS encoding glycosyltransferase family 2 protein: MTAQPLLSIVLPAKNEAENLPTFLPKLKALYPDAEILLIDDGSDDDTAQVARAAGAKVVSHPYGMGNGAAIKTGARHARGDILVFMDADGQHDPADIPMVLAKLAEGYDMVVGARLSSSHASWFRRTANRFYNKLASLMTGHKIDDLTSGFRAVRADKFRKFLYLLPNGFSYPTTSTMAFFRSGFPVAYVSIHAGSRMGKSHIRLLHDGLRFFIIILRIGVLFSPMRLFLPISGSIFGVGVAYYAYTYLTENRFTNMSAVLFLSALLIFMIGIVSEQISSLHYKNIE; encoded by the coding sequence ATGACCGCCCAACCATTGCTCAGCATCGTATTGCCCGCCAAAAACGAAGCCGAAAACCTGCCGACCTTCTTGCCGAAATTGAAGGCGCTGTATCCCGACGCCGAAATTCTGCTGATCGACGACGGCTCCGACGACGATACGGCCCAAGTCGCCCGAGCGGCCGGCGCCAAGGTCGTCTCCCACCCCTACGGCATGGGCAACGGCGCCGCGATCAAAACCGGCGCCCGCCATGCTCGCGGCGACATTCTGGTATTCATGGACGCGGATGGCCAGCACGATCCCGCCGACATCCCGATGGTGTTGGCCAAACTGGCGGAAGGCTACGACATGGTGGTCGGCGCCCGCTTGTCGAGCAGCCACGCCTCCTGGTTTCGCCGCACCGCCAACCGCTTTTACAACAAACTGGCGTCGCTGATGACCGGCCATAAAATCGACGACTTGACCTCGGGATTTCGCGCGGTCAGGGCCGACAAATTCCGCAAATTCCTATACCTGCTACCCAACGGCTTTTCCTATCCGACCACCAGCACGATGGCCTTCTTCCGCTCCGGCTTCCCGGTCGCCTACGTCTCGATACACGCCGGCAGCCGGATGGGCAAGAGTCACATTCGCCTGCTGCACGACGGCTTGCGATTTTTCATCATCATCCTGCGCATCGGCGTGCTGTTTTCGCCGATGCGCTTGTTTCTGCCGATCAGCGGCTCGATCTTCGGCGTCGGCGTGGCTTATTACGCCTATACCTACCTCACCGAAAACCGCTTCACCAACATGAGCGCGGTGTTGTTTCTGTCGGCGCTGTTGATCTTTATGATCGGCATCGTCTCCGAGCAAATTTCGTCCCTGCACTACAAAAACATCGAATGA
- a CDS encoding chemotaxis protein CheD produces the protein MYIQNRSETYFDPYWRTAASKIIPGEYCVAQAGAVIVTVLGSCVTACIRDRVKGIGGMNHFMVANLNEDQPVGERLTNLASEAMDKFIQHLLDIGAEAHQLEAKVFGGGNVLNRLSRNNVGARSADFLRDYLDERNIPIVASDTLDIYPRKVYFFPASGKVLVKKLTDVKNETILIREQEYSNRLLAGALI, from the coding sequence ATGTACATACAAAACCGCTCCGAAACCTACTTCGACCCCTACTGGCGTACCGCCGCCAGCAAAATCATTCCCGGCGAATATTGCGTCGCCCAAGCCGGCGCGGTCATCGTGACGGTGTTGGGCTCTTGCGTTACCGCCTGCATCCGCGACCGCGTCAAAGGTATCGGCGGCATGAACCACTTCATGGTAGCCAATCTGAACGAAGACCAACCGGTCGGCGAACGCCTGACAAATCTGGCCAGCGAGGCGATGGACAAATTTATTCAGCACCTGCTCGACATCGGTGCGGAAGCGCACCAGTTGGAAGCGAAAGTGTTCGGCGGCGGCAACGTGCTAAACCGCCTGAGCCGTAACAATGTCGGCGCCCGCAGCGCAGACTTTCTCCGCGACTACTTGGACGAACGCAATATCCCGATCGTCGCCTCCGACACCTTGGACATTTATCCGCGCAAAGTGTATTTCTTCCCCGCCTCGGGCAAAGTCCTGGTCAAAAAACTGACCGACGTCAAAAACGAAACCATCCTGATCAGAGAACAGGAATACAGTAATCGCCTGCTCGCGGGCGCTCTGATTTGA